The following are from one region of the Ignavibacteriota bacterium genome:
- a CDS encoding glycosyltransferase family 9 protein: MSANNLASNIVYTFFKIFFTVTENSSKEINSPQKIIIIRQHNQLGDLLASVSLLRALKETYPDCYITLVVSPDNYPGIAKNKLIDRTFIFDKRKFFNPMYAVRLFKLLREKYDLAIVPATVSISFTSDLLARLSNSKIRIGAKSLDGKFNRSSFFFDRRVNLDWRNHPDSNVSERILDIVRPFGISTQNFKSEIFFDDDDASAAKKFIDEFADKEKKFLIGLHVGAGKPVNRWSLDKYAAIVARIDRNYHANFYLTGGWAENEELDYLSNHCEIKFGKFINKPIPQIAALISVSDLFISNDTGIMHVAGTTNTPQISIFGPTNPFNWAPIGVDKYFVRKSELIDDVSINDVYHLCELILNDKEK; encoded by the coding sequence ATGTCTGCAAATAACCTTGCATCAAATATAGTTTATACATTTTTTAAAATATTTTTCACTGTTACTGAAAATTCCTCAAAGGAAATTAATTCCCCGCAAAAAATTATTATCATAAGGCAGCATAATCAACTTGGCGATTTGCTTGCCAGTGTATCGCTGTTAAGAGCATTGAAGGAAACTTATCCGGATTGTTATATAACCCTTGTTGTAAGTCCGGACAATTATCCCGGCATTGCAAAAAATAAATTAATTGACAGAACCTTCATCTTCGATAAAAGAAAATTCTTTAATCCAATGTATGCGGTGAGGTTGTTCAAATTATTAAGAGAGAAATATGACCTCGCAATTGTTCCTGCAACCGTATCAATTTCATTTACAAGTGATCTACTGGCAAGATTGTCAAATTCTAAAATTCGGATCGGTGCAAAATCTCTGGATGGAAAATTTAACAGGAGTTCTTTCTTTTTTGACAGGAGAGTAAATCTTGATTGGAGAAATCACCCTGATTCAAATGTGTCAGAACGAATTCTTGATATCGTAAGACCTTTTGGAATAAGTACTCAAAATTTCAAATCAGAAATTTTCTTTGACGATGATGATGCATCAGCAGCAAAAAAATTTATTGATGAGTTTGCTGATAAAGAGAAAAAATTTTTAATCGGACTTCATGTTGGTGCAGGAAAACCAGTCAACCGATGGTCACTCGATAAATATGCTGCAATCGTTGCAAGAATTGATAGAAATTATCATGCAAATTTTTATCTTACCGGAGGCTGGGCTGAGAATGAAGAATTAGATTATCTGTCCAATCACTGTGAAATCAAATTTGGTAAATTTATTAATAAACCTATCCCTCAGATTGCAGCATTAATTTCGGTGTCTGATCTTTTCATCTCTAATGATACTGGGATAATGCATGTTGCTGGAACAACCAATACTCCGCAAATTAGTATTTTTGGACCAACAAATCCGTTCAACTGGGCTCCGATTGGAGTGGATAAATATTTTGTCAGAAAATCCGAGTTGATTGATGATGTTTCCATTAATGATGTTTATCATCTGTGCGAATTAATTTTAAATGATAAGGAAAAATAA
- the lepA gene encoding elongation factor 4, which translates to MEQIRNFCIIAHIDHGKSTIADRLLEKTGAVTEREAKAQVLDDMDLERERGITIKSHAIQMHYKAKDGENYILNLIDTPGHVDFSYEVSRSLAACEGALLVVDAAQGVEAQTISNLYLALDAGLEIIPVLNKIDLPSAEVDRISHQVIDLIGCKEEDILKVSAKANIGIDELLEEIVKKIPPPKGDPNAPLQALIFDSKFDSYRGAIAFIRLFNGTIRTNDKIKFFIADKAMEAEEIGVLGLKKVKVDELSAGNVGYLIAGIKEVKLAKVGDTVTHAKNGAEKPLPGYKEVKPMVYSGLYPTDSDDYEGLRDALEKFRLNDSALIYQPETSAALGFGFRCGFLGLLHMEIVQERLHREYNQTIITTLPNVEYQVYNKRGEKLVVDNPAEMPPIGEIEMIEEPYIKAQIVTPSEFVGNIMKLSMDKRGTYKNTTYLDPTRADLQFEFPLSEIIFDFYDKLKSTTRGYASFDYEYIGYRESDLVKLDILLNGDPVDALSMIVHRDKAYDWGRKVCNKLKDLIPRQMFEVSIQAAIGTKVISKSVVKALRKNVLAKCYGGDITRKRKLLEKQKEGKKKMKQVGNVEIPQEAFLAVLQIEE; encoded by the coding sequence ATGGAACAGATAAGAAACTTCTGCATAATTGCACATATAGATCACGGTAAATCCACAATTGCCGACAGACTTCTGGAGAAAACCGGTGCTGTTACTGAACGTGAAGCGAAGGCTCAGGTTCTGGATGATATGGATCTCGAAAGAGAAAGAGGAATTACAATTAAGTCTCACGCTATCCAGATGCATTACAAAGCTAAAGACGGTGAAAATTATATTCTTAACTTAATTGATACTCCCGGTCACGTTGACTTCAGTTATGAAGTTTCCCGTTCACTGGCTGCATGCGAAGGTGCGCTGCTTGTTGTAGATGCTGCACAGGGAGTTGAAGCTCAAACTATCAGCAATCTTTATCTCGCACTCGATGCAGGACTTGAAATAATTCCTGTTCTGAATAAAATAGATCTGCCGAGCGCTGAAGTTGATAGAATTTCACATCAGGTTATCGATTTAATCGGATGCAAAGAAGAAGATATTTTAAAAGTTAGTGCAAAAGCAAACATCGGAATTGATGAACTGCTTGAAGAAATTGTAAAAAAGATTCCACCGCCAAAAGGCGATCCGAATGCACCGCTTCAGGCGTTAATATTTGATTCGAAGTTTGATTCATATCGTGGCGCGATTGCATTCATCAGACTTTTCAATGGTACAATTCGTACGAATGATAAAATAAAATTTTTTATTGCTGATAAAGCAATGGAAGCGGAAGAAATCGGCGTACTCGGGTTAAAAAAAGTTAAAGTCGATGAACTTTCTGCCGGAAACGTTGGCTATCTGATTGCAGGTATCAAAGAAGTTAAATTAGCGAAAGTGGGTGATACAGTTACTCACGCAAAAAATGGAGCAGAGAAACCTCTTCCCGGTTACAAAGAAGTTAAGCCGATGGTTTACAGCGGACTTTATCCAACAGACTCGGATGATTACGAAGGGCTGCGTGATGCTCTTGAAAAATTCAGATTGAATGATTCTGCTTTAATTTATCAGCCTGAAACTTCTGCGGCTCTTGGTTTTGGATTTCGCTGTGGATTTCTGGGACTTCTTCATATGGAAATTGTTCAGGAAAGATTACACAGAGAGTATAATCAAACGATAATTACAACTCTGCCGAATGTTGAGTATCAGGTTTATAATAAACGTGGTGAAAAATTGGTTGTTGATAATCCGGCTGAAATGCCTCCGATTGGAGAAATTGAAATGATTGAAGAGCCGTACATCAAAGCACAGATTGTTACTCCGAGTGAATTTGTAGGAAACATCATGAAACTCTCGATGGATAAAAGAGGTACATACAAAAACACAACTTATCTTGATCCGACAAGGGCTGATCTCCAATTTGAGTTTCCGCTTTCAGAAATAATTTTCGATTTTTACGATAAACTGAAATCAACAACTCGTGGTTACGCTTCTTTTGATTATGAATATATTGGTTACCGCGAATCTGATCTTGTGAAGCTTGATATTTTACTTAATGGTGATCCCGTTGATGCATTATCTATGATTGTACACAGAGATAAAGCTTACGATTGGGGACGAAAAGTCTGCAACAAACTTAAAGATTTAATTCCAAGACAGATGTTTGAAGTTTCGATTCAGGCTGCAATCGGGACAAAAGTAATTTCAAAGTCTGTGGTCAAAGCATTGAGGAAAAATGTGCTTGCAAAATGTTATGGAGGCGACATAACAAGAAAAAGAAAACTGCTTGAGAAACAGAAAGAAGGAAAGAAAAAAATGAAGCAAGTAGGAAATGTGGAAATTCCACAGGAAGCGTTTTTAGCAGTTCTGCAAATTGAGGAATAA
- a CDS encoding Ppx/GppA family phosphatase — MNKCIAAIDMGTNSFHLIIVQVKSDGSFKIIDREREVIRLGSHRGKEFTWISEGEMEKAIDVLKDFAKIAQFYKADVRAIATSAIREAKNKSEFIDRVFEETEINVEAVDGKTEAELIYLGVQNALDVYDKRVLCVDIGGGSTEFLLGESGISEFSESIKIGAVRLSKMFFPDYHLSESGIEMCRQYIKDKLNANINLHPNHDFEFAIGSSGTIVAAASIISFRRSGKFKKSMNDFAFSAGEIYNLTSDVLKCESPVDRLFIEGMEIKRADIIPAGLLILSEVFDKFKLNEMTVSENALREGIIIDTISRMKEFQSLVF, encoded by the coding sequence ATGAACAAGTGCATTGCCGCAATTGATATGGGCACAAACTCTTTCCATTTGATTATCGTTCAGGTGAAGAGTGATGGTTCATTTAAAATAATTGACCGTGAGAGGGAAGTGATTCGACTTGGATCACACAGGGGAAAAGAATTTACCTGGATTTCTGAAGGCGAAATGGAAAAAGCGATCGATGTGCTGAAAGACTTTGCAAAAATCGCTCAATTTTACAAAGCTGATGTAAGAGCAATCGCAACCAGTGCAATCAGAGAAGCCAAAAACAAAAGCGAATTTATTGATCGTGTGTTTGAAGAAACAGAAATTAATGTTGAGGCAGTTGATGGTAAAACTGAAGCTGAGTTAATTTATCTTGGCGTGCAGAACGCACTTGATGTATATGACAAACGAGTGCTTTGTGTTGATATTGGCGGTGGAAGTACCGAATTCCTTTTAGGTGAATCTGGTATTTCTGAATTTTCTGAGAGCATTAAAATTGGCGCAGTCCGGCTTAGCAAAATGTTTTTTCCTGATTACCATCTAAGTGAATCCGGAATTGAAATGTGCAGGCAGTATATTAAAGATAAACTTAATGCTAACATAAATCTTCATCCGAATCATGATTTTGAATTTGCAATCGGAAGTTCGGGAACTATTGTAGCAGCAGCATCAATAATTTCATTTAGAAGAAGCGGCAAATTCAAAAAGAGTATGAATGATTTTGCTTTTAGTGCAGGTGAAATTTATAATTTAACATCCGATGTTTTAAAGTGCGAATCACCTGTTGACAGATTATTCATTGAAGGAATGGAAATAAAACGAGCGGATATAATTCCAGCCGGATTGCTGATTCTCAGTGAAGTCTTTGACAAATTTAAACTTAATGAAATGACAGTCTCTGAAAATGCACTGAGGGAAGGAATTATAATCGACACGATTTCAAGAATGAAAGAATTTCAGTCTTTAGTTTTTTAA